A single region of the Brassica rapa cultivar Chiifu-401-42 chromosome A03, CAAS_Brap_v3.01, whole genome shotgun sequence genome encodes:
- the LOC103861877 gene encoding probable LRR receptor-like serine/threonine-protein kinase At4g29180, with protein MGAHSVFLILFGVIAIAIVVHGQGQAGFISIDCGSPPNINYVDTDTGISYTWDAPYINSGVNANVSEQYGYPANPVLPFPLADVRSFPQGNRNCYTLTPSDGKGNLYLIRASFMYGNYDGKKALPEFDLYVNVNFWSTVTFRNASENVIKEILTFAESDTVYVCLVNKGKGTPFISALELRPMNSSIYGTEFGRNVSLVLYQRYDTGFVNGTGRYQKDVYDRIWSPYSQPSWNTTTTSGYIDIFQSGYKPPDEVIKTAAYPKSDDEPLELSWTSDDPDARFYAYLYFAELESLKRDESRKIKIMWNGSPVSGAFNPSPEYSMTLSNSRAFTGKDHWISVQKASDSTLPPILNAIEIFTAQSLDELPTIAEEVYAMEGIRSTYKVQKAWTGDPCSPRLFPWEGVGCIYNDSNHHIKSLNLSSSGLHGPIALSFRNLSHLESLDLSNNNLRGFVPEFLADLKQLKYLNLKGNKFVGFIPKALRKQSKAGGLALIVDEQNICHSRSCRDGNNIIVPIVVSTLLILLIAALVIICIIRRERRIGAYSGPLLPSGKRRFTYSEVSSITNNFDKVIGKGGFGIVYLGSLEDGTEIAVKMINDSSFGKTRGSSSSSSQVSKEFQVEAELLLTVHHRNLASFVGYCDDGRGMALIYEYMANGNLQDYLSSENAEDLSWEKRLHIAIDSAQGLEYLHHGCRPPIVHRDVKTANILLNDNLEAKIADFGLSKVFPEDDLSHVVTAVMGTPGYVDPEYYNTFKLNEKSDVYSFGIVLLEIITGQRSIMKTDDGDKMNVVHYVEPFLEIGDIDGVVDARLHGDFSSNSAWKFVEIAMSCVKDRGVHRPTMNQIVSDLKQCLAAELAREPQSLLEKEEKNRKTTPVRNYSISDYISSSGSVSLTFGDNNTYGPTAR; from the exons ATGGGAGCTCACTCTGTTTTTCTCATCCTTTTTGGCGTCATTGCCATTGCCATTGTTGTTCATGGCCAAGGCCAAGCAG GCTTCATCAGCATAGATTGTGGATCACCCCCTAACATAAACTACGTAGACACTGACACTGGTATCAGCTACACGTGGGACGCACCTTACATCAACTCTGGAGTCAACGCAAACGTGTCCGAACAATACGGTTACCCGGCCAACCCGGTTCTTCCGTTCCCGCTTGCAGACGTCAGATCATTCCCTCAAGGAAACAGAAACTGCTACACCTTAACACCTTCCGATGGAAAAGGGAACCTCTACCTCATCAGAGCTTCCTTCATGTACGGAAACTACGACGGTAAAAAAGCTTTACCTGAGTTTGACCTCTACGTAAACGTTAACTTCTGGTCCACGGTAACGTTCAGAAACGCTTCTGAGAACGTCATCAAAGAGATACTAACATTCGCGGAGTCAGACACAGTATACGTCTGCCTTGTGAACAAAGGCAAAGGAACTCCTTTCATATCAGCCTTGGAGCTAAGGCCAATGAACAGCTCGATCTACGGCACTGAGTTTGGAAGGAACGTGTCCTTGGTGCTCTATCAAAGATACGACACAGGGTTTGTAAACGGAACAGGACGGTACCAAAAGGATGTGTATGATCGTATTTGGTCTCCCTACTCTCAACCCTCTTGGAACACAACCACGACGAGCGGCTATATCGATATTTTTCAGTCTGGTTATAAGCCACCAGATGAAGTTATTAAGACAGCTGCTTACCCTAAAAGCGACGACGAACCATTGGAGTTGTCGTGGACATCTGATGATCCAGACGCTAGGTTCTATGCTTACCTCTACTTTGCAGAACTCGAGAGTCTCAAGAGGGATGAGAGCAGAAAAATCAAGATTATGTGGAACGGTTCGCCTGTTTCAGGAGCTTTCAACCCTTCTCCTGAGTATTCAATGACATTGTCTAACTCGCGAGCTTTCACCGGTAAAGATCACTGGATCTCCGTCCAGAAGGCATCGGATTCAACACTTCCACCTATACTTAATGCTATTGAGATCTTTACAGCACAATCTCTTGATGAGCTTCCCACCATAGCTGAAGAAG TTTACGCGATGGAAGGCATAAGATCAACGTATAAAGTGCAAAAGGCTTGGACTGGTGATCCTTGCTCCCCAAGACTATTCCCTTGGGAAGGTGTTGGATGCATCTACAACGATTCTAACCATCATATCAAGTCCTT GAATCTTAGCTCAAGCGGATTACACGGACCAATAGCCTTGTCATTTAGAAATCTATCACATCTCGAGTCATT GGATTTATCTAACAACAACCTAAGAGGATTTGTGCCAGAGTTTTTGGCTGATCTAAAACAGTTGAAGTACCT AAATTTGAAAGGAAATAAGTTTGTTGGGTTTATCCCAAAAGCTCTTAGGAAACAATCAAAGGCTGGTGGACTTGCACTCAT TGTGGATGAACAAAACATTTGTCACTCACGTTCATGTCGGGATGGGAACAACATCATTGTGCCAATAGTTGTATCCACGTTACTGATCCTTCTCATTGCTGCCTTGGTTATCATATGCATTATTCGAAGGGAAAGAAGAATAG GAGCCTATTCAGGACCGCTCCTGCCTTCAGGGAAGAGAAGGTTCACTTACAGCGAAGTCTCTAGCATTACAAACAACTTCGATAAAGTGATCGGTAAAGGAGGGTTTGGTATAGTCTACCTTGGCTCCCTCGAGGATGGGACTGAAATTGCCGTGAAGATGATCAATGATTCTTCATTTGGAAAAACTAGAggatcatcttcatcatcatctcaaGTTTCCAAAGAGTTCCAAGTTGAG GCAGAGCTTCTTTTGACAGTACATCACAGGAACTTAGCCTCTTTTGTTGGATATTGCGATGATGGTCGCGGTATGGCTCTCATCTATGAGTACATGGCCAACGGCAACTTGCAAGACTATCTTTCAAGCGAGAATGCTGAGGATCTTAGCTGGGAGAAGCGACTCCATATAGCCATAGACTCTGCGCAAG GATTGGAGTATTTGCATCATGGATGCAGACCACCAATAGTACACAGAGATGTTAAAACAGCAAACATTCTATTAAACGATAACTTGGAAGCCAAGATTGCTGATTTTGGTCTTTCTAAAGTCTTCCCTGAGGACGATCTTAGCCACGTTGTGACTGCAGTCATGGGCACTCCCGGCTACGTTGATCCAGA GTACTACAACACGTTTAAGCTAAACGAGAAGAGCGACGTGTACAGTTTCGGAATCGTCCTTCTTGAGATCATAACCGGCCAGAGATCAATCATGAAAACCGACGACGGTGACAAGATGAACGTTGTCCACTACGTTGAGCCTTTCCTCGAAATTGGAGACATAGACGGTGTTGTGGACGCACGGCTTCACGGTGACTTCTCCTCAAACTCGGCTTGGAAGTTCGTAGAGATCGCAATGAGTTGCGTCAAAGACAGAGGAGTACACAGACCAACGATGAACCAGATTGTGTCTGATCTGAAACAGTGCTTAGCCGCCGAGCTAGCTCGTGAGCCACAGAGCCTGCTTGAGAAGGAAGAGAAGAACAGGAAGACTACTCCGGTTCGAAATTATAGCATCAGTGACTATATTAGCTCGTCGGGGTCGGTTTCGCTTACTTTTGGAGATAACAACACGTATGGACCAACGGCAAGGTAG
- the LOC103861878 gene encoding zinc finger CCCH domain-containing protein 49: protein MTKHRQKKTKLFHLRQNMIIGETRRTYPTVEIPTWTVSEDFTTSELFSPAMNSPDCSMLEALAALQRYLPSNEPDPDSDPDLFGPDSPIDAYSCDHFRMYDFKVRRCARGRSHDWTECPYAHPGEKARRRDPAKYNYSGTACPDFRKGGCKKGDSCEFAHGVFECWLHPARYRTQPCKDGGNCRRRVCFFAHSPDQLRCLHNRSPDRVDSFDVSSPVRRAFQLSVSPVSGSPPMSPRAGSETQSLSHSVVSSFRNLQFEKVKSFPSSYTNPLRCYQSGFGSPRGSILGHGFQSLPTTPIRPESMDIWDNGLEEDPAMERVVESGRELRAKMFEKLSKENCMDRVEPDQDQNSGEAPDVGWVSELVM from the coding sequence ATGACCAAAcatcgacaaaaaaaaacaaaactctttCACCTCCGACAAAACATGATCATCGGAGAAACTCGCCGCACGTACCCAACGGTGGAGATACCCACATGGACTGTCTCCGAAGATTTTACAACGTCGGAGCTTTTCTCTCCGGCGATGAACAGCCCGGACTGCAGCATGCTCGAAGCTCTAGCGGCGTTGCAGCGTTATCTCCCGTCTAACGAACCGGATCCGGATTCTGACCCGGATCTATTCGGTCCGGACTCTCCCATCGACGCTTACTCCTGCGACCATTTCCGCATGTACGACTTCAAAGTCAGGAGGTGCGCACGTGGCCGGAGCCACGACTGGACGGAGTGTCCGTACGCTCATCCCGGAGAAAAGGCTCGCCGGAGAGATCCGGCGAAGTACAACTACTCCGGGACGGCTTGTCCCGATTTTCGCAAAGGCGGTTGCAAGAAAGGGGACTCGTGCGAGTTTGCTCACGGAGTTTTCGAGTGCTGGCTTCATCCCGCTCGTTACCGTACTCAGCCGTGCAAAGACGGCGGTAACTGCCGCCGGAGAGTTTGTTTCTTTGCTCACTCGCCGGATCAGCTTAGGTGTCTCCATAACCGGAGCCCCGACCGGGTTGATTCTTTCGACGTATCGTCTCCGGTTCGTAGAGCGTTTCAGCTCTCGGTTTCTCCTGTTTCTGGCTCGCCGCCGATGAGCCCAAGGGCTGGCTCGGAGACTCAGTCACTGAGTCACTCTGTCGTGTCGTCGTTTAGGAACTTGCAGTTTGAGAAGGTGAAGTCATTTCCTTCGTCTTACACTAATCCGTTACGATGCTACCAATCCGGATTCGGGTCGCCAAGAGGATCCATATTGGGTCATGGGTTTCAGAGTCTTCCTACAACCCCGATCCGACCCGAAAGTATGGATATTTGGGATAATGGTTTAGAGGAAGATCCTGCAATGGAGCGGGTCGTGGAGTCGGGTCGTGAGTTACGTGCAAAGATGTTTGAGAAGCTGAGCAAGGAAAATTGCATGGATCGGGTTGAACCGGATCAAGATCAGAACTCGGGTGAAGCTCCTGACGTCGGGTGGGTATCTGAGCTGGtgatgtaa